In the genome of Rhizobium rhizogenes, one region contains:
- a CDS encoding metallophosphoesterase encodes MIFAAIADIHGNCAALEAVLEDIARLGIKDIVNLGDCFSGPLEAGFTGDVLVGNWIPSIRGNHDRELIERAPEDMGNWERPAHAQMTAAHLDWLQTLPFSMVFKDVAYCCHGSPRDDLEYWLETLSPEGVLKLRPLAEIEAMADGITQPLMLCGHTHIPRAVQLSDGRLIVNPGSVGCPGWKDDTPFDHHVEAGHPLATYAVLEETGRGWQVYFRNIRYDNLAMAEMARVNGIPYLADALENGWLKR; translated from the coding sequence ATGATCTTTGCCGCCATTGCCGATATTCACGGAAACTGCGCTGCGCTTGAAGCCGTGCTTGAGGATATCGCCAGGCTTGGCATCAAGGATATCGTCAATCTCGGCGATTGTTTCAGCGGGCCGCTGGAGGCGGGTTTTACCGGTGATGTGCTGGTCGGCAACTGGATCCCCAGCATTCGCGGCAATCATGACCGGGAACTGATCGAGCGGGCGCCGGAGGATATGGGCAACTGGGAAAGGCCGGCCCATGCGCAGATGACTGCCGCGCATCTGGACTGGCTGCAAACCCTGCCTTTCAGCATGGTATTCAAGGACGTTGCCTATTGCTGCCACGGCTCGCCGCGTGACGATCTGGAATATTGGCTGGAAACGCTGTCCCCGGAAGGGGTGCTGAAGCTGCGCCCGCTGGCCGAAATCGAGGCCATGGCTGATGGTATCACCCAGCCGCTGATGCTGTGCGGCCATACCCATATTCCCCGCGCGGTGCAGCTTTCCGACGGCCGGCTGATCGTCAATCCCGGCAGCGTCGGCTGCCCCGGGTGGAAAGACGACACGCCTTTCGACCATCACGTCGAGGCGGGTCATCCGCTTGCCACCTATGCCGTGCTGGAAGAGACCGGGCGCGGCTGGCAGGTCTATTTCCGCAATATCCGCTACGACAATCTGGCCATGGCCGAGATGGCGCGGGTCAACGGCATTCCGTATCTGGCGGATGCTCTGGAGAATGGCTGGCTCAAGCGGTAA
- a CDS encoding TetR/AcrR family transcriptional regulator: MTNAHGRKKQPEIVRRSLLDCAAKLAADQGVAALSIQAVADAAGVTKGGLFHHFPSKQALLEAVMADLLSALDAEIDALISQDCEAYGCFTRAYVKAVFDDRDRDSGRQWAAISVSMVGETSLRRMWTSWVEGRLARHKDTDDGVVLEMVRLAADGIWFADLLADDGRAGGDRAALKARMIAQTTKETER, encoded by the coding sequence ATGACAAATGCTCACGGACGAAAGAAGCAGCCCGAGATCGTGCGTCGCAGCCTCCTTGACTGCGCGGCGAAACTTGCTGCTGATCAGGGTGTTGCGGCGCTTTCCATACAGGCGGTGGCCGATGCGGCCGGGGTGACGAAGGGTGGGCTGTTCCACCATTTTCCCTCCAAGCAGGCCTTGCTGGAGGCCGTCATGGCTGACCTTCTTTCGGCGCTGGACGCGGAAATCGATGCGCTCATCTCACAGGATTGTGAAGCTTACGGATGCTTCACGCGGGCCTATGTGAAGGCGGTTTTCGATGATCGTGACCGGGATTCGGGCAGGCAATGGGCGGCAATCTCGGTTTCCATGGTCGGTGAGACGTCGCTTCGGCGCATGTGGACCAGCTGGGTCGAGGGACGTCTTGCCCGTCATAAAGATACGGATGACGGGGTGGTACTGGAGATGGTGCGACTTGCGGCTGACGGCATCTGGTTTGCCGATCTTCTGGCCGATGATGGCAGGGCAGGTGGCGACAGGGCGGCTCTCAAGGCCCGGATGATCGCCCAGACGACAAAGGAAACGGAACGATGA
- the guaD gene encoding guanine deaminase, with amino-acid sequence MSMVLLRGRLLSFRRAPLAIDDTQSYLYIEDGGLLIENGRIAAIGEYADIRKTAPEEIEEKDHRPHLIVPGLIDMHLHFPQMQVIGSYAANLLEWLNTYTFPEECRFVETAHAQRIATHFYDELLRHGTTTAAAYCSVHKTSADAFFTEAMKRNMLMVGGKVMMDRNAPQGLLDTPETSYDETRQVIADWHGKGRNHVAITPRFAITSTPKQMEAAQALAQEFPDLFIQTHLSENLDEIKYTCELYPEATDYTDIYVRYGLMGNKTLLGHAIHLSEREADVLSETGAVAVHCPTSNLFIGSGLFPMKKLQRREKPVRIAVATDIGGGSSYSMLRTMDEAYKIQQLLGERLNPLESWYLMTRGNAEALSMVDRIGTLEAGTDADITVLNASSTPAMALKMEVVKSLTEELFLMLTMGDDRTVVETYVAGRAMKSVLA; translated from the coding sequence ATGAGCATGGTTCTGCTGCGTGGCCGCCTGCTGAGCTTCCGCCGCGCGCCGCTCGCAATCGACGATACGCAAAGCTATCTCTATATCGAAGATGGCGGCCTGCTGATCGAAAATGGCAGGATCGCCGCCATCGGCGAATACGCCGATATCCGTAAGACGGCACCGGAAGAGATCGAGGAAAAGGACCACCGGCCGCATCTCATCGTGCCCGGCCTCATCGACATGCACCTGCATTTCCCGCAGATGCAGGTCATCGGCTCATACGCTGCCAATCTGCTGGAATGGCTGAATACCTATACTTTCCCGGAAGAATGCCGCTTCGTCGAAACCGCCCATGCCCAGCGCATCGCCACGCATTTCTACGACGAGCTGCTGCGCCACGGCACCACCACGGCCGCTGCCTATTGCTCGGTGCACAAGACCTCCGCCGACGCCTTTTTCACTGAGGCCATGAAGCGCAACATGCTGATGGTGGGCGGCAAGGTGATGATGGACCGCAATGCCCCGCAGGGCCTGCTGGACACGCCGGAAACCTCCTATGACGAGACGCGCCAGGTGATTGCCGACTGGCACGGCAAGGGCCGCAACCACGTCGCCATCACGCCGCGCTTCGCCATCACCTCCACCCCGAAGCAGATGGAGGCCGCCCAGGCGCTGGCGCAGGAGTTTCCCGATCTCTTCATCCAGACGCATTTGTCCGAAAATCTGGACGAGATCAAATACACCTGCGAGCTTTACCCCGAAGCGACCGACTATACCGATATCTATGTGCGCTATGGCCTGATGGGCAACAAGACCCTGCTCGGCCACGCCATCCACCTCTCGGAGCGCGAAGCGGACGTGCTGTCGGAAACCGGCGCGGTGGCCGTACATTGCCCCACCTCGAACCTCTTCATCGGCTCCGGCCTCTTCCCGATGAAAAAGCTGCAGCGGCGCGAAAAGCCGGTGCGGATCGCGGTCGCGACCGATATCGGCGGCGGCTCCAGCTATTCCATGCTGCGCACCATGGATGAGGCCTACAAGATCCAGCAATTGCTGGGCGAGCGTCTGAACCCGCTGGAAAGCTGGTATCTGATGACCCGCGGTAATGCCGAAGCGCTTTCCATGGTCGATCGCATCGGCACACTGGAAGCCGGCACGGACGCGGACATCACCGTGCTCAACGCTTCCTCGACACCCGCCATGGCCCTTAAGATGGAAGTGGTGAAAAGCCTGACGGAAGAGCTGTTCCTGATGCTGACCATGGGCGATGACCGCACCGTGGTGGAAACCTATGTGGCCGGCAGGGCGATGAAGAGCGTGCTGGCATAG
- a CDS encoding multidrug efflux SMR transporter has product MNAALFTYGALVAAIICEVIATSFLQQSQQFTRWLPTVLMAVFYGAAFYLLSFTLRVIPVGVAYAIWSGLGIVLISGIGYFVFRQTLDIAAVIGLGFIVTGVVIVNVFSKTVGH; this is encoded by the coding sequence ATGAACGCGGCACTTTTCACCTATGGGGCGCTTGTCGCGGCCATTATCTGCGAGGTCATCGCGACCTCATTCCTGCAGCAGTCGCAGCAATTCACCAGGTGGCTGCCGACGGTGCTGATGGCGGTATTTTACGGCGCGGCCTTTTATCTGCTGTCGTTCACGTTACGCGTGATCCCTGTCGGGGTTGCCTATGCGATCTGGAGCGGGCTCGGCATCGTGCTGATCTCCGGCATCGGTTATTTCGTGTTCCGCCAGACGCTGGATATTGCCGCCGTTATCGGTCTCGGGTTTATCGTGACGGGGGTGGTGATTGTGAATGTGTTTTCGAAGACGGTGGGGCATTGA
- a CDS encoding sulfite exporter TauE/SafE family protein — MILATFVIAGIVKGVTGMGLPTVAMGVLGLFMPPVSAAGLLILPSFITNIWQLLAGPDFRAIVKRLWPMMIAIALGTLIGIRLMTSGTGVWTTSALGLCLAAYAAYSLLARPISIPAGLEPKLSPVMGLATGLLTGGTGVFVVPAVPYIQSLGFSRDDLVQALGLSFTVSTVALAAGLASQNAFHVEHLSLSALAVLPALAGMWLGQKIRTIVSPATFRRWFLICLLILGAELFLRAFW, encoded by the coding sequence ATGATCCTCGCGACCTTCGTCATCGCAGGCATCGTCAAGGGCGTGACCGGCATGGGGTTGCCCACCGTTGCCATGGGCGTGCTCGGCCTCTTCATGCCGCCGGTCAGCGCCGCCGGCCTGCTCATCCTGCCCTCCTTCATCACCAATATCTGGCAATTGTTGGCCGGGCCTGATTTCCGGGCCATCGTGAAGCGGCTGTGGCCGATGATGATCGCCATTGCGCTTGGCACCCTCATCGGCATCCGGCTGATGACATCAGGCACCGGCGTCTGGACCACCTCGGCGCTCGGCCTGTGCCTTGCGGCTTACGCGGCCTATAGCCTGCTTGCCAGACCCATCTCGATTCCGGCCGGGCTGGAACCGAAACTCTCCCCGGTCATGGGGCTCGCAACCGGTCTGTTGACCGGCGGCACCGGAGTTTTCGTCGTGCCCGCCGTGCCCTATATCCAGTCGCTCGGTTTCAGCCGGGATGATCTCGTGCAGGCGCTTGGCCTTTCCTTCACGGTCTCCACCGTCGCGCTCGCCGCCGGCCTTGCCTCCCAGAATGCCTTTCACGTCGAGCATCTGTCGCTTTCCGCGCTGGCCGTGCTGCCGGCCCTTGCCGGAATGTGGCTTGGCCAGAAAATCCGTACCATCGTCAGCCCGGCGACATTCCGGCGCTGGTTTCTCATCTGCCTGCTCATATTGGGAGCCGAGCTGTTTTTGCGGGCATTCTGGTGA
- the uraH gene encoding hydroxyisourate hydrolase: protein MTGLTTHVLDAAHGTPAEGLTIELYRLSGDRREKLKTVKTNGDGRVDGGPLLVGESFKAGEYELVFHAGDYLRGKSVALPEPAFLDIIPIRFGIADESGHYHVPLLLSPYSYSTYRGS from the coding sequence ATGACCGGTCTGACCACCCATGTTCTCGACGCCGCCCATGGCACGCCGGCGGAGGGACTGACGATCGAGCTTTACCGGCTCTCCGGCGATCGCCGCGAAAAGCTGAAGACGGTGAAGACCAATGGTGACGGCCGGGTGGATGGCGGGCCGCTGCTGGTCGGAGAGAGCTTCAAGGCCGGCGAATATGAGCTGGTTTTCCATGCCGGCGATTATCTGCGCGGCAAGAGTGTGGCGCTGCCGGAACCGGCATTTCTCGATATCATCCCCATCCGCTTCGGCATTGCCGATGAGAGCGGCCACTATCATGTGCCGCTGCTGCTTTCGCCCTATAGCTATTCCACCTATCGAGGAAGCTGA
- a CDS encoding D-alanyl-D-alanine carboxypeptidase → MAGTWVFALAFFCAILSLQASPAQAGYAHFIMDANTGKVLASRNADVLNHPASLTKMMTLYMTFEALHAGRIRWDQKIKMSKNGAAVIPSKLYVRQGQTFTVREAVYGMIVKSANDMAEGMGDHLGGSESRFAEMMTRKARQLGMTKTVFRNASGLPSKSQVTTARDMAKLGLALQRDFPKEYGLFAMESFSFRGKRIRGHNNLMYRYQGMDGIKTGYTNASGFNLVSAINHNGRRVVGVVLGGKTARSRDAQMAALLDKAVPQASRSRNTEQLVASANVSRTFDVPPAAVPLPMFAERRSDPVAMQIATANNQMADMIQVSAIPRPAPAAAVGQPAGQRSRWEVQIAAADSEAAARSLLANARSNIGSYAGIAPYTEAVQSGSATLYRARFTGFEDQSSAVSACKELKAQSYACVVMNSEG, encoded by the coding sequence ATGGCGGGAACATGGGTCTTCGCGCTCGCCTTCTTTTGCGCGATCCTCTCATTGCAGGCATCGCCGGCGCAGGCCGGCTATGCCCATTTCATCATGGATGCCAATACCGGCAAGGTTCTGGCTTCCCGCAATGCCGATGTGCTGAACCACCCCGCTTCGCTCACCAAGATGATGACGCTTTACATGACCTTCGAGGCGCTGCATGCCGGCCGCATTCGCTGGGATCAGAAGATAAAGATGTCCAAGAATGGTGCAGCCGTCATCCCCTCCAAGCTTTATGTGCGCCAGGGCCAGACCTTCACCGTGCGCGAAGCGGTTTATGGCATGATCGTCAAATCCGCCAATGACATGGCGGAAGGCATGGGCGATCACCTCGGCGGCTCCGAGTCAAGGTTCGCCGAGATGATGACCCGCAAGGCCCGCCAACTGGGCATGACGAAAACGGTGTTCCGCAACGCCTCTGGCCTGCCCAGCAAATCGCAGGTGACGACGGCGCGCGATATGGCGAAGCTCGGCCTTGCGCTGCAGCGCGACTTTCCCAAGGAATACGGCCTGTTTGCCATGGAATCCTTCAGTTTCCGGGGAAAACGGATTCGTGGCCACAATAATCTGATGTATCGTTATCAGGGCATGGACGGCATCAAGACCGGCTACACCAACGCTTCCGGTTTCAACCTCGTCAGCGCCATCAACCATAATGGCCGCCGTGTCGTCGGCGTCGTGCTGGGCGGCAAGACCGCGCGCAGCCGTGATGCCCAGATGGCGGCCCTTCTCGACAAGGCCGTGCCGCAGGCATCGAGAAGCCGCAATACCGAACAGCTCGTCGCCAGCGCCAATGTCAGCCGCACCTTCGATGTGCCGCCCGCTGCCGTACCGCTCCCCATGTTCGCGGAACGCCGCTCCGACCCGGTCGCCATGCAGATCGCCACGGCCAACAACCAGATGGCCGACATGATCCAGGTTTCCGCCATTCCGAGACCCGCCCCCGCTGCCGCCGTTGGCCAGCCCGCCGGCCAGAGAAGCCGCTGGGAAGTGCAGATCGCCGCCGCCGATAGCGAAGCCGCCGCCCGCTCGCTGCTCGCCAACGCCCGCTCCAACATCGGCAGCTATGCCGGGATCGCCCCCTATACCGAAGCCGTGCAAAGCGGCTCGGCAACGCTCTACCGCGCCCGCTTCACCGGCTTCGAAGACCAGTCTTCGGCGGTTTCCGCCTGCAAGGAACTGAAGGCGCAGTCTTACGCCTGCGTGGTGATGAACAGCGAGGGGTAA
- a CDS encoding alpha-hydroxy acid oxidase, with translation MGKILTIADLKQQAQRRVPKMFFDYADSGAWTESTYRANEDDFAKIKLRQRVLVDMTDRSLATEMVGEKVSMPVALSPTGLTGMQHADGEMLAAKAAEEFGVPFTLSTMSICSIEDVASVTSKPFWFQLYVMKDRDFVNNLIDRAKAAGCSALVLTLDLQILGQRHKDLRNGLSAPPKFTPKHIWQMATRPQWCLDMARTKRRSFGNIVGHAKNVSDLSSLSSWTAEQFDPRLSWKDVEWIKERWGGKLILKGVLDEEDARASLDTGADAIIVSNHGGRQLDGAHSSIAMLPKIVDAVGDKVEVHMDGGIRSGQDVLKAVALGAKGTYIGRPFLYGLGADGKRGVTTALEIIRKEMDVSMALCGKRLITDVDRSILA, from the coding sequence ATGGGCAAAATCCTGACCATAGCGGACCTGAAGCAACAGGCTCAGCGTCGTGTGCCGAAAATGTTTTTCGACTATGCCGATAGCGGCGCTTGGACGGAAAGCACCTACCGCGCCAATGAGGACGATTTTGCCAAGATAAAGCTGCGCCAGCGCGTGCTGGTGGATATGACCGACCGGTCGCTGGCCACCGAAATGGTTGGCGAGAAGGTTTCGATGCCGGTCGCGCTCTCCCCCACCGGGCTCACCGGCATGCAGCACGCCGATGGCGAAATGCTGGCCGCAAAAGCGGCGGAGGAATTCGGCGTGCCTTTCACGCTCTCGACCATGAGCATCTGCTCCATCGAGGATGTCGCCTCGGTCACCTCGAAACCCTTCTGGTTCCAGCTTTACGTGATGAAGGATCGGGACTTCGTCAATAATCTGATCGACCGCGCCAAGGCCGCCGGATGCTCGGCGCTGGTGCTGACGCTCGACCTGCAAATTCTCGGCCAGCGTCACAAGGACCTTCGCAACGGCCTGTCGGCACCGCCGAAATTCACGCCGAAGCACATCTGGCAGATGGCGACCCGGCCGCAATGGTGCCTGGACATGGCTCGCACCAAACGCCGCAGCTTCGGCAATATTGTCGGCCATGCCAAAAACGTCTCAGACCTGTCATCGCTTTCCTCCTGGACGGCGGAACAGTTCGATCCGCGCCTGTCCTGGAAGGATGTAGAATGGATCAAGGAACGCTGGGGAGGCAAGCTGATCCTCAAGGGCGTTCTTGACGAGGAAGATGCACGCGCGTCGCTCGACACGGGCGCCGACGCCATCATCGTCTCCAACCACGGCGGCCGCCAGCTCGATGGCGCCCATTCCTCCATCGCCATGCTGCCGAAAATCGTCGATGCCGTCGGCGATAAAGTCGAGGTGCACATGGATGGCGGCATTCGCTCCGGTCAGGACGTGCTGAAAGCCGTGGCGCTCGGCGCCAAAGGCACCTATATCGGCCGCCCCTTCCTCTACGGCCTCGGCGCTGATGGAAAGCGGGGCGTGACGACGGCGCTCGAGATCATCCGCAAGGAGATGGATGTCAGCATGGCGCTTTGCGGAAAAAGGCTGATCACGGACGTGGATCGCAGCATTCTGGCGTGA
- the xdhC gene encoding xanthine dehydrogenase accessory protein XdhC, which yields MPDASLSAFLARPAPAILVEIEAVKGSSPREAGTFMLVSQADLWETIGGGQFEYMAIDHARAMLRDGVSEDRMDIPLGPEIGQCCGGRTLIRFRRITAEIAAGLEARLKGEAEQQPAVFIFGAGHVGKALADALSLLPLTLTVVETRESELRDLPSVVASILTPMPEAFVPKIPANGAAIIVTHDHALDFLIAKEALARVNLAYVGMIGSKTKRATFAHWLEREGEPSSRLAKLTLPIGGTSVRDKRPAVIAALVAAELLQAFSAAEIRRNENRHAHPQDQDHA from the coding sequence ATGCCTGACGCCTCCCTCTCCGCCTTCCTCGCCCGCCCTGCCCCCGCAATCCTCGTGGAAATCGAGGCCGTAAAAGGCTCATCCCCACGCGAGGCCGGCACCTTCATGCTGGTCTCACAGGCTGACTTGTGGGAAACCATCGGCGGCGGACAGTTCGAATATATGGCGATAGACCACGCCCGCGCCATGCTGCGGGATGGCGTCAGCGAAGACCGCATGGATATTCCGCTAGGGCCGGAAATAGGCCAATGCTGCGGCGGCCGCACCCTCATCCGCTTCCGGCGGATAACGGCAGAGATCGCCGCCGGTCTTGAGGCGCGGCTGAAGGGCGAGGCCGAACAGCAGCCCGCCGTCTTCATTTTTGGCGCAGGTCATGTCGGCAAGGCGCTGGCAGATGCCCTGTCGCTGCTGCCCCTGACCCTGACGGTGGTGGAAACCCGTGAAAGCGAGCTGCGCGATCTTCCCTCAGTAGTGGCGTCCATACTGACCCCCATGCCGGAAGCATTCGTTCCGAAAATCCCGGCAAACGGCGCGGCCATCATCGTCACCCACGATCATGCGCTCGATTTCCTGATTGCGAAGGAAGCGCTTGCCCGCGTCAATCTCGCTTATGTCGGCATGATCGGCTCGAAGACCAAACGCGCCACCTTCGCCCATTGGCTGGAACGGGAAGGTGAGCCCTCTTCCCGCCTTGCAAAGCTCACCCTGCCCATCGGCGGCACAAGCGTCAGGGACAAACGCCCCGCCGTCATAGCGGCCCTTGTGGCAGCCGAGTTGCTGCAAGCATTTTCCGCTGCCGAAATCCGTCGCAACGAAAATCGACACGCCCATCCTCAAGACCAAGATCACGCTTGA
- a CDS encoding LysR substrate-binding domain-containing protein: MKMSRQFPLNALRVFDAAARHLSFTKAGEELGMTQTAVSYQVKLLEENIGEPLFLRTARQVSLTEAGEKLAPKVADAFNTLREAVDSVRDAPDATLTIHSTATFASRWLSRHLGAFQLEHPSIAVRLETSGALIDFNQSDCDVAIRWSRDDGKGLTYHRLLRGVYTPMLHPDLAQSIDGLKTPEDLLRLRIIDPGDVWWSQWFREVGIENPDLKRYPRSRLNVQAFEAAAAIAGQGVAMLTPELYADEIALGRLYQPFEHLSSEGKNYWLVYPENRRNIRKIKLFRDWILKRIEESRPPQPHQNPMSGA, encoded by the coding sequence ATGAAGATGTCTCGCCAGTTCCCGCTGAATGCCCTGCGCGTCTTCGATGCCGCCGCAAGGCATCTGAGCTTCACCAAGGCCGGCGAAGAGCTGGGCATGACGCAGACGGCGGTCAGCTACCAGGTGAAGCTGCTGGAGGAGAATATTGGCGAGCCGCTTTTCCTGCGCACGGCACGGCAGGTGTCGCTGACGGAGGCGGGGGAGAAACTGGCGCCCAAGGTTGCCGACGCCTTCAATACGCTTCGGGAGGCCGTCGACAGTGTGCGCGACGCGCCGGATGCCACCCTGACCATACATTCCACGGCCACCTTCGCATCACGCTGGCTGTCGCGGCATCTGGGCGCCTTCCAGCTTGAACATCCCTCCATCGCCGTCAGGCTGGAAACATCGGGCGCCCTGATCGATTTCAACCAATCGGACTGCGATGTCGCCATTCGCTGGAGCCGCGACGACGGCAAGGGATTGACCTATCATCGGCTGCTTCGCGGCGTTTACACGCCGATGCTGCATCCCGACCTTGCACAAAGCATCGATGGTTTGAAGACGCCCGAAGACCTTCTTCGCCTGCGTATCATCGATCCCGGTGACGTGTGGTGGAGCCAATGGTTCCGGGAAGTCGGTATTGAAAATCCTGATCTGAAGCGTTATCCACGCAGCCGCCTCAACGTGCAGGCTTTCGAAGCCGCAGCGGCGATCGCCGGTCAGGGTGTGGCCATGCTCACCCCTGAACTCTACGCCGATGAGATCGCGCTCGGCCGTCTCTACCAGCCCTTCGAGCATCTCAGCAGCGAAGGCAAGAACTACTGGCTTGTCTATCCCGAAAACCGCAGGAACATCCGCAAGATCAAACTGTTTCGCGACTGGATATTGAAGCGGATCGAGGAAAGCCGGCCGCCACAGCCCCATCAAAACCCCATGTCAGGCGCATAA
- the puuD gene encoding urate hydroxylase PuuD — protein MYEYAIAWEWMAFAVRWLHVITAIAWIGSSFYFIALDLGLVKRAHLPPGAYGEEWQVHGGGFYHIQKYLVAPAQMPEHLTWFKWESYVTWLSGFAMLCIVYYGGADLFLIDHSVLDLTQFQAICLSLASLAIGWLFYDFLCKSPLGNNTWGLMIVLYVALVAMAWGYTQVFTGRAAFLHLGAFTATIMSANVFFIIIPNQKIVVADLIAGRTPDPKYGRIAKQRSLHNNYLTLPVIFFMLSNHYPLAFATEFNWIIAALVFLMGVTIRHWFNTTHARKGKPTWTWLLTALIFIVIMWLSTVPKVLTGEEEQKAATLSPMQQQFVSDAHFTKARDVVQGRCSMCHAAEPVWEGVPFTPKSVKLETDEQIAAHAREIYLQAGRSHAMPPGNITAITPDERKVLTAWYESAVSGAGKAEGKTE, from the coding sequence ATGTACGAATACGCCATTGCGTGGGAATGGATGGCCTTTGCCGTCCGCTGGCTCCACGTCATCACCGCCATCGCCTGGATCGGCTCGTCCTTCTATTTCATTGCGCTCGATCTCGGGCTGGTCAAACGGGCGCATCTGCCGCCGGGGGCTTATGGCGAGGAGTGGCAGGTGCATGGCGGCGGTTTTTACCACATCCAGAAATATCTGGTTGCGCCTGCCCAGATGCCCGAACACCTGACATGGTTCAAATGGGAAAGCTACGTCACCTGGCTTTCCGGTTTTGCGATGCTCTGCATCGTTTATTATGGCGGCGCCGACCTCTTCCTCATCGACCATTCCGTGCTTGATCTCACCCAGTTCCAGGCCATCTGTCTGTCGCTGGCATCGCTTGCCATCGGCTGGCTGTTTTACGATTTCCTCTGTAAATCGCCGCTCGGCAACAATACCTGGGGCTTGATGATCGTGCTCTATGTCGCGCTGGTGGCGATGGCATGGGGTTATACGCAGGTCTTCACCGGGCGTGCCGCCTTCCTGCATCTCGGCGCGTTTACCGCCACCATCATGTCGGCGAATGTATTTTTCATCATCATTCCGAACCAGAAGATCGTCGTCGCAGACCTGATTGCCGGGCGCACGCCGGACCCGAAATATGGCCGCATCGCCAAACAGCGCTCGCTGCACAACAACTACCTGACGCTGCCCGTCATCTTCTTCATGCTGTCGAACCATTACCCGCTGGCTTTCGCGACCGAGTTCAACTGGATCATCGCAGCGCTGGTCTTCCTGATGGGCGTCACCATCCGCCACTGGTTCAACACCACCCATGCCCGCAAGGGCAAACCGACATGGACCTGGCTTCTCACCGCCCTCATCTTCATCGTCATCATGTGGCTTTCCACCGTGCCGAAAGTGCTGACCGGCGAGGAGGAGCAGAAGGCCGCCACCCTCTCCCCCATGCAGCAGCAATTCGTCAGCGACGCTCATTTCACCAAGGCGCGCGATGTGGTTCAGGGCCGCTGTTCCATGTGTCATGCGGCCGAGCCTGTCTGGGAAGGTGTGCCCTTCACACCCAAATCCGTGAAGCTCGAAACCGACGAACAGATCGCCGCCCATGCGCGCGAAATCTATTTGCAAGCCGGCCGCAGCCATGCCATGCCTCCCGGCAACATCACCGCCATCACCCCGGATGAGCGCAAGGTGCTGACCGCATGGTATGAAAGTGCGGTTTCCGGGGCTGGAAAAGCCGAAGGAAAAACTGAATGA
- a CDS encoding DUF86 domain-containing protein, giving the protein MSTDRLLLYLKEMDVAASRIRDFIQDMDEAAFSSDTRTQMAVMMGLALIGEAVAKLDKHYPAFLQQHPEIPWIKMKGMRNLIVHDYFRAELSVVWKTITQSIPDLQARLSLLRNWHAQGE; this is encoded by the coding sequence ATGAGTACGGATCGGCTTCTGCTCTATCTGAAGGAGATGGATGTCGCCGCGTCCAGAATACGGGATTTCATTCAGGACATGGATGAGGCCGCTTTTTCCTCCGACACGCGTACGCAGATGGCGGTCATGATGGGTCTTGCCCTGATTGGCGAGGCGGTTGCCAAACTCGACAAGCACTACCCCGCATTTTTACAGCAGCACCCGGAAATCCCCTGGATCAAGATGAAGGGTATGCGCAATCTGATCGTGCATGATTATTTCCGAGCGGAGCTCTCGGTCGTCTGGAAAACGATAACGCAGAGCATTCCGGATTTACAGGCGCGTCTCTCCCTCCTCAGAAACTGGCATGCCCAAGGTGAATGA
- a CDS encoding ureidoglycolate lyase, which yields MTDFLDIKPLTKETFASFGDVIEATPSSMRQINGGQTERHHALAAPEAAGEGARIILNIFRGQPRVFPHKIEMMERHPLGSQSFSPLSGRPFLVVVAEDDGGRPARPQVFLARGDQGVNYRRNVWHYPLMPLQAVSDFLVADREGPGNNLEEYFFDEPFMIAEPKP from the coding sequence TTGACCGATTTTCTCGACATAAAACCCCTTACCAAAGAGACATTCGCATCCTTCGGCGATGTGATCGAAGCAACGCCTTCTTCCATGCGCCAGATCAATGGCGGCCAGACCGAGCGGCATCATGCGCTTGCCGCACCCGAGGCGGCGGGCGAGGGCGCGCGTATCATCCTCAATATTTTCCGTGGGCAGCCGCGGGTGTTCCCGCACAAGATCGAAATGATGGAGCGGCATCCGCTCGGCAGCCAGAGTTTTTCGCCGCTGTCTGGCAGACCTTTCCTTGTCGTCGTTGCGGAAGATGACGGAGGCCGTCCGGCGCGGCCGCAGGTGTTTCTGGCGCGCGGAGACCAGGGTGTGAATTACCGCCGTAATGTCTGGCATTATCCGCTGATGCCGTTGCAGGCGGTCTCTGATTTTCTGGTTGCCGACCGTGAAGGGCCGGGCAACAATCTGGAAGAGTATTTTTTCGATGAGCCCTTCATGATCGCGGAGCCCAAGCCATGA